The genomic segment CCACGACAGCTGCGGCGTCGGGTTCATCGCCCGGATCGACGGCGTTTCCCTGCATACCGTGGTCGAGCATGGGATCCGGATCCTCGTCAACCTGGAGCACCGCGGCGCCCTGGGGGGCGACAAGTCCACCGGGGACGGCGCGGGCCTCCTCCTCGAGATTCCCGACACGTTCTTCCGCCAGGTGTGTCCCGGAGGAGGACTCTACCTTCCCCCGCGCGGCGAGTACGCCGCGGGGATGCTCTTTCTCCCCATGGACGAAGCGCTCGCGGAGCGATGCTCCGAGAGCCTCGAACGGACCGCCGCCGCGGAAGGGTGCCCGGTCCTCGGGTGGCGCGAGGTGCCGGTCGACCCTTCGATCCTCGGGGATCTCTCCGGCTCCACCCGGCCGCGGATCCGCCAGGTGTTCCTCGGGCGCGGAATCCACGAGGGGGACGCCTTCGAGCGGAAGCTGTACGTGATCCGGCGCCTCGTCGAGAAGAAGGTCGCCTCCTGGCACGACGTCGACGCCAGCCAGTTCTACATTTCCAGCCTCTCCAGCCGGACGATCGTCTACAAGGGGCTCCTGACCGGCTCCCAGCTCCCGCAGTTCTACCCGGACCTGAAAAACGAACACTTCATGAGCCCGTACGCCGTGGTTCACCAGCGGTACAGCACGAACACGCTCCCCACCTGGCACCTGGCGCACCCGTTCCGGATCGCCGCCCACAACGGCGAGATCAACACGCTGCGGGGGAACATCAACCGGATGCGGGCACGGGAGGCGAACCTCGCCTCGCCGCTGTTCGGCGACGACATCGCGAAGCTGCGCCCCGTCATCGACGAGTCGGGGAGCGACTCCGCCATCTTCGACAACGTTCTCGAGCTGCTCTTGATGGCTGGCCGGTCGCTGCCCCACGCCGTGATGATGATGATCCCCGAGGCGTGGGGGGCCAAGTTCCAGATGAGCGAGGACAAGCGGTCCTTCTACGAGTACCACTCCGCGATCATGGAGCCGTGGGACGGGCCGGCCGCGATGGTCTTCTGCGACGGGCGCTACCTGGGCGCCACCCTCGACCGGAACGGACTGCGCCCCGCCCGGTACACCGTGACACGGGACGGGATGATCGTGCTCGCCTCGGAGACGGGAGTGATGGACATCCCGCCGGGCCGCATCGTCCGGCGCGGCCGGCTCCAGCCGGGAAAGATGCTCCTCCTCGACCTGCAGCAGAAGCGGATCGTCCCGGACAACGAGATCAAGGCGGCCATCTCCCGCCGGAAGCCGTACCGGAAGTGGGTCAAGGACAACAAGATCGAGCTGCGGGGGCTGTTCGTCCCGTCCGAGATCCCCCCCGAGGACCCGGAGACGCTTCGGCGCAAGCAGCACGCCTTCGGCTACACCGAGGAGGAGATCAAGCTCATCATCACCCCGATGGCGTCCCGGGGGCAGGAGGCGGTCGGCTCGATGGGGGACGACGCGGCGCTGGCGGTCCTCTCGAACCGGCCGCAGTCGCTCTTCGCCTACTTCAAGCAGCTCTTCGCCCAGGTGACGAACCCCCCGATCGACCCGCTTCGCGAGGAACTGGTGATGTCGCTGAACGGGTTCATCGGACGGGAGCGGAACCTTCTGGACGAGACCCCGGAGCATTGCCGCATGCTCCGCCTCGTCCAGCCGATCCTCACCCCCGAGGACATGCTCCGGCTTCGCGGCTCGACCCACCCGGACCTCGCCGCCGCCGAGCTCGACATGCTCTTCCCGGCGGGCGGGGACGGCAAGGCCCTCGAGACGGCGCTGGCCAGGATCTTCGTCCAGGCGGACAAGGCGATCCGGGGGGGAGCGACCCTTCTCATCCTCACCGACAGGAACATGAACGCCGGCCGCGCGCCGATCCCGTCGCTGCTCGCCATCGCGGGGCTGCACCATCATTTGATCCGCAGGGGCCTGCGGACGCAGGCGTCGATCGTCATTGAAAGCGGCGAGCCGCGGGAGGTCATCCACTTCGCGCTCCTCCTCGGGTACGGCGCGAACGCGATCTGCCCCCACACGGCCCTCTCCACGATCCGCGAACTCGCCGAGAACGAGGCGCTGGAGGCTCCACTGCTGGCCGGAGAGGCGGTGGACAAATACATCACCTCGGTGAAGAAGGGGCTCCTCAAGACGTTCAGCCGGATGGGGATCTCCACCCTTCGAAGCTTTCTCGGCTCCCAGATCTTCGAGGCGGTGGGGCTGGGGAAGGAGCTGGTGGAGAACTACTTCACCAGCACGGCCTCCCGCATCGCCGGGATCGGGCTTTCCGAGATCGCCTCGGAAACCGTGGCGCGGCACCGGCGCGGCTTTCCCGCCAACGGCCACTGGCGGAACGCGGACAACCTTCTCGACGTGGGTGGCGTCTACCAGGTCCGGGTCGGCGGCGAGCGCCACCTGTGGACGCCGGAGTCCGTCTACAAGCTCCAGAGCGCGACCCGCCTGAACGACTACGGGACCTACAAGGAGTACGCGGCGCTCATCAACGACCAGTCGCGCGAGCACGCCACGCTGCGCTCGCTGTTCCGCTTCCGCAAGGGAGCCCCGATCCCCCTCGACGAGGTGGAGCCGTGCGAGAAGATCCTGCCGCGCTTCGTCACCGCGGCGATATCGTTCGGCGCCATCAGCAAGGAGACCCACGAGACGATCGCCGTCGCCATGAACCGGATCGGGGGCCGAAGCAACTCCGGCGAGGGGGGCGAGGATCCCGAGCGGTGCATCCCGCTCCCCAACGGGGACAGCCTGCGGTCCCGGACCCGGCAGGTGGCCTCCGGCCGCTTCGGCGTGACCACCGAGTACCTCGTGAACGCCGACGAACTGCAGATCAAGATGGCGCAGGGGGCCAAGCCCGGCGAGGGCGGGCAGCTCCCCGGCCACAAGGTGAGCCCCGAGATCGCCCGGATCCGCCACACGATGCCGTACGTGACGCTCATCTCGCCGCCGCCGCACCACGACATCTACTCCATCGAGGACCTGGCGCAGTTGATCTACGACCTGAAATCGGTCAACCCGCGGGCCGACGTCTCCGTCAAGCTGGTTTCCGAGGTCGGCGTCGGGACGATCGCGGCCGGGGTCGCCAAGGCGAAAGCCGACCTCGTGCTCATCGCGGGGAGCGACGGCGGCACAGGCGCCTCGCCCCTCACTTCCATCAAGCACACAGGGCTGCCGTGGGAGCTCGGGCTGGCCGAGACCCAGCAGGCGCTGATCTACAACCGGCTGCGCGACCGGATCCGGGTGCAGGTCGACGGGCAGTTGAAGACCGGCCGGGACCTCGCCATCGCGGCGCTGATGGGGGCCGAGGAGTTCGGGTTCGGCACGGCGGTGCTCGTGTGCCTCGGGTGCGTCATGATGCGGGTTTGCCACCTGAACACCTGCCCGGTAGGGGTGGCGACCCAGGACCCGGTCCTGCGCGCGCGCTTCGGCGGAGCGCCCGAGTACGTCGTGCGCTTCCTCCGTTTCGTCGCCGAAGAGCTGCGCGAATACATGGCGGAGCTCGGGTTCCGCACGCTCGACGAGATGATCGGCAGGGTCGACCTGCTGGAGGTCCAGCCGGCGGTCGAGCATTGGAAGGCGAAAGGGCTCGACTTCTCCGCCATTCTCCTGCCGCCCGACAACGGGCGGCACAGCCCGCTGCACTGGGTGCGTCCGCAGGAGCACGAGGTGGGAAAGGCCCTCGACTACGAGATCATGGCGCTCGCCCGGAGCGCCCTGGATCGGAAGGAGCCGGTCCGGATCGAGCTGCCGATCCGGAACGTCCACCGGTCGATCGGCGCGGCGCTCTCCGGCGAGATCACCCGCCGGTACGGGGCAGCGGGATTGCCCGACGACACGATCCACCTGACCCTCCTCGGCTCCGCGGGGCAGAGCTTCGGGGCGTTCCTGGCCCCCGGCGTGACGATGCACGTGCACGGCGACGCCAATGACTACCTCGGCAAGGGGATGTCGGGGGGGCGGATCGTCGTGACCCCCCCGGAAGGGGCGACGTTCCTCCCGCACAAGAACGTGATCGTCGGAAACGTGGTGCTCTACGGTGCCACGGGCGGTGAAGCGTACTTTTACGGGACCGCCGGGGAGCGGTTCGCGGTCCGCAACAGCGGCGGGAAAGCCGTCGTGGAGGGCGTGGGCGACCACGGGTGCGAGTACATGACCAGCGGGGTCGTGGTGGTGCTGGGGCCCACCGGGAACAACTTCGCCGCCGGGATGAGCGGGGGGCTCGCCTACGTCTACGACGAGACGGAGCTGTTCGACACCCGCTGCAACCTCGACATGGTCGACGTGGAGAGCGTCTGGCAGGAGGTGGACGTGAAACGTCTCCGCTCCATGATCGAGAGCCACTTCCGCCACACGGGGAGCCAGCGGGCCGCGCAGATCCTCGAGAACTGGGAGTCCCGCCTCCCCCTCTTCGTCAAGATCATGCCGATCGAGTACCGGAAGTCGCTGGAGCGGATGCGCATGGAGGAGGAGATGAACACCGAGAGCGTCTCCGCCACCGAGGAGGTCTACCGTGGTTAAGCCGACCGGGTTCATGGAATACGACCGGGAGGAACCGACGCACCGCCCGGTGACCGAGCGGATCGGCGACTACAGGGAGATCGAGGAGCTGCTCCCCGAAGAGGGGATCTATCGCCAGGCGGCGCGCTGCATGGATTGCGGGATCCCGTACTGCCACGCCTTCGGCTGCCCCGTAAAGAACCGGATCCCCGACTGGAACGACATGGTCTACCGGAAGAACTGGCGGAAGGCGCTCGACCTGCTGCACGCCACCTGCAACCTCCCGGAGATCACGGGCCGGGTCTGTCCCGCCCCGTGCGAGACCGCGTGCACCCTGGCGATCAACCTCCCCGCGGTCACCATCCGCCACCTGGAGCTCCAGATCGTGGAGCGCGGCTGGCGCAAGGAGTGGATCCGGCCGGAGCCGGCGGGATATTCGACCGGAAAGCGCGTGGCCGTCGTGGGGTCGGGCCCCGCGGGACTCCCCGCCGCCCAGCAGCTTGCGCGGTGCGGCCACGAGGTGGTGGTCTTCGAGAAGTCGGACCGGATCGGGGGTCTCCTGCGGTACGGCATCCCCGACTTCAAGCTCGAGAAGTGGGTCATCGACCGGCGCCTCGACCAGATGCGGGCCGAGGGGGTGGTCTTCGAGACGAGCGTCAACGCGGGGGTGGACGTCTCCGCGGCGTACCTGCTCCGATCGTTCGACGCGATCGTACTGGCCGCCGGGGCGACGGCGGCACGCGACCTGCCCGTCCCCGGGAGGGACCTCAAGGGGGTCCACTTCGCGATGGAATTCCTCACGCAGCAGAACCGGCGAAACGCCGGAGACGCGATCCCGGAGGGGGAAGCGATCTCCGCGGCGGGGAAGCACGTCGTGGTCATCGGCGGGGGGGACACGGGATCCGACTGCATCGGCACCAGCCGCCGGCAGGGGGCCGCCTCGATCACCCAGGTCGAGCTTTTGCCGAAGCCCCCGGAGGACCGGCTCCCGTCCAACCCGTGGCCCACATGGCCGGTCGTCCTGCGGACCTCCTCCTCCCAGGAGGAGGGGTGCGAGCGGATCTGGAGCGTCCAGACGAAGGCGATCCTCGGCGAACAGGGAGAGGCCCGGAAACTTTCCTGCGTGAAACTGGAATGGACCGAACCGGATGCGGCGGGGATGCGTTCGTTCAGGGAGATCCCCGGATCCGCGTTCGAGCTGCCGGCGGACCTCGTGCTTCTGGCGATGGGATTCGTCCACGTGGAGCACGGCCCGCTGGTCCGGGATCTGGGGGTCGCGACGGACAGCCGGGGGAACCTGGTCGCCGACGGGAACTGCATGACGAACGTCCCCGGGGTTTTCGGCGCGGGGGACGCCGTGATGGGGGCCTCTCTCGTGGTGCGGGCCATCCACCTCGGCCGGCTGGCCGCGGCGGGGGCCGACCGGTACCTCGCCGCGCGCTGATTCGCGAAACCACCCGCACCTCGCGGGAATCTCTCCTTTGTCGTTGGCGGAAGATCGAACCTCAAGGAGGAAGAGATGCGGCGACGGATGATTCTTGCGGCGGCGATCCTTTGCCTTGCGGCGCCGGGAACCCTCCATGCGGGTCCCTGGGAGTTCGACCCGGCGCACACCGGGGTGCACTTCAAGGTACGGCACCTGATGATCGCCTCGGTGCGGGGAGAATTCGAGAAAGTCTTCGGGAAGATCGTGTACGACGAGGCGGACGTCACGAAGTCCACGGCCGAGATCACCATCGACGCGGCCTCGGTCAATACCCGCGTGGCGAAGCGGGACGAGGACCTTCGCGGCCCCAATTTCCTCGACGTGATGAAGTACCCCACGATCGTCTTCAAGTCGAAGCGGGTGGAAAAAGCCGGGAAAAGAAAATTGAAGATGACCGGGGACCTGACGATCCGGGGCGTGACGAAGGAGGTGGTCCTGACCGTCGATGGACCCACCCCCGTGATCAAGGACCCGGGGGGCAACTTCCGCGTGGGCGGCCAGGCGACCACGAAGATCAACAGGAAGGATTTCGGGCTGGTCTGGAATAAACCGCTGGAGACCGGCGGCGTGGTGGTGGGTGACGAGGTCGAGATCACCATCGACGTGGAGATCTACAAGAAACCGGCTTGACCCGATCACGGAGCCTTCCGCGTCGCGTTCCGGCACGGAGAGCCTCCCGTCCGCGAAGCCCTTCATCGAGGAACCGGAAGGCGTCGCTCCATCCGGGGAGGCGATTCCGGAAAAAGGAGGTCTTCGAGGAACGGGATGCGAAAGGGCTACCATGAACATTCCGGCGGCGTGGAGATCGACCTGCACGGGCTGACCGTGGCGGAAGCGCTCTCCCGCTTCGCCGTCCAGTACAACGCGCGGCTGCGGGTCGGGGACACCGGCCCGATCCGGGTGATTCACGGCTACGGCTCTTCGGGCCGCGGCGGCGACCTGCGGACCGCGCTCCGGGAACTTCTCTCCCGCCACGCCGGCCGCCTCGAATTCGTCCCCGGCGAAACGTATTTCAACAACCCCGGCGTGACGGTCGTCTACCCGAAACACCCGCTCCCCACGCCTACCCCGACCCTCCGGACGGGACGCCGGTAGGCGTCCCTCACCCCTCCCCGTCCAGCCGTTTCATCAGCCACGCCATGTTGCGCCCGAAAGCGCGCATCGGGACTCCCCCCTTCCCGCCCGATCCGAACCCCCCGCTTCGGCAGACAAGCCCGGGACGGAATGGTAATATGCCCGGACCCAACCCGGAAGGGGGCTACGGATGAATCGTTTCGGCAGATGGCTCGCTCTTTGCGTTTCGGTCGGGGTGGTCGGTGACGCGGTGACGGCGAAGGGAACCCTCCACAAGGACAAGGATTTCGGCGCGGGGTACAAGTACCGGGTGATCGTCGAGGAGGCGACCGTAAAGCCTTAGTGCGGCGCTTCATCAACATGGCTCCCCCCGGGGCCCCCCGCTTCCGCTTCGGCGTCCCGATCCTCCCGCCTCTTGCCGCGGTGCTGCTCCTGTTCCTCGCCGCCGGGGGTTCCCCGGCGGCCGACGTCCCGGCCGGTTCCGCTCCCGCAGCGGCGGACAACGCCGCGATCACGTCCTCCCCCACCGCCGACAACGCCGCGGTTCCGGCCTTCCCTGCCGCCGACAACAGCTGGGTGGACCGAACGCATTCCCGGATCGAGCGGGACTTGTTCGACACCGTCGTCTGGTTCGACCGGTTCTTCGGCGACGAACGGATGCTGGTCACCGAGCGGCCGATGTCGTTCCTTCGGTGGATGAACGACCTGCGATGGGACGAGGAGGAGGGCTTCACCTTCCGAACCACGGCCCGCGCTTCCCTGCGCCTTCCGAGGCTCAAGAAACGGTGGCGGATCGTCATCTCGGGAGAGACCCGGGGCGATCCGAACGCCGTCACCCCGGAGGATCCGGGAAATCCCGGCCTGGTCACCGGTAGCCGGGTGCGGACCGGTTCCACGGAGCTGATCTACGAACTCCTTCGGACCCCGCGCTCCACCCTCGACGCCGGGACCGGGGTGCGGGTGAAGATCCCGCCGGACGCCTTCGTCCGTACGCGGTTCCAGTACGTGCGGCCCCTTTCGCTTAACACTCTCGGGCGGTTCACGGCCACCGCGTTCTGGGAAGCCCGGGACGGTTTCGGCGAAACGAACCAGCTCGACCTGGAGTACCGGCTCGCCCCACCCACCCTGCTCCGGTGGTCCAACTCCCTCGAGATCACGCAGAAGAGCAACGGGTGGACGTGGGGGACGGATCTCTCCCTCCTCCACAAGCTTTCCCCGAAAAGCGCGATCACCTTCGCCGCGGGCGCCTCGGTCTCGACCCGGCCCGCGTGGATCGCGCAGGATTACCGGATCCTCGCCCGCTACCGCCGGAACGTCTGGCGGAAATGGCTCTTCCTCGAGGGGGAGCCCGACATCCATTGGCCGAGGAAGGAGGACGGAACCCGGAAACCGGTGTGGGGCGCGACGCTGCGGGCGGAGATCCTGTTCACCGGTATGGGACCGGACCCGC from the bacterium genome contains:
- a CDS encoding YceI family protein, with product MRRRMILAAAILCLAAPGTLHAGPWEFDPAHTGVHFKVRHLMIASVRGEFEKVFGKIVYDEADVTKSTAEITIDAASVNTRVAKRDEDLRGPNFLDVMKYPTIVFKSKRVEKAGKRKLKMTGDLTIRGVTKEVVLTVDGPTPVIKDPGGNFRVGGQATTKINRKDFGLVWNKPLETGGVVVGDEVEITIDVEIYKKPA
- a CDS encoding glutamate synthase subunit beta codes for the protein MVKPTGFMEYDREEPTHRPVTERIGDYREIEELLPEEGIYRQAARCMDCGIPYCHAFGCPVKNRIPDWNDMVYRKNWRKALDLLHATCNLPEITGRVCPAPCETACTLAINLPAVTIRHLELQIVERGWRKEWIRPEPAGYSTGKRVAVVGSGPAGLPAAQQLARCGHEVVVFEKSDRIGGLLRYGIPDFKLEKWVIDRRLDQMRAEGVVFETSVNAGVDVSAAYLLRSFDAIVLAAGATAARDLPVPGRDLKGVHFAMEFLTQQNRRNAGDAIPEGEAISAAGKHVVVIGGGDTGSDCIGTSRRQGAASITQVELLPKPPEDRLPSNPWPTWPVVLRTSSSQEEGCERIWSVQTKAILGEQGEARKLSCVKLEWTEPDAAGMRSFREIPGSAFELPADLVLLAMGFVHVEHGPLVRDLGVATDSRGNLVADGNCMTNVPGVFGAGDAVMGASLVVRAIHLGRLAAAGADRYLAAR
- a CDS encoding Smr/MutS family protein — encoded protein: MRKGYHEHSGGVEIDLHGLTVAEALSRFAVQYNARLRVGDTGPIRVIHGYGSSGRGGDLRTALRELLSRHAGRLEFVPGETYFNNPGVTVVYPKHPLPTPTPTLRTGRR
- the gltB gene encoding glutamate synthase large subunit; this translates as MTAKNVSFRINASGVPKPTGLYDPKNDHDSCGVGFIARIDGVSLHTVVEHGIRILVNLEHRGALGGDKSTGDGAGLLLEIPDTFFRQVCPGGGLYLPPRGEYAAGMLFLPMDEALAERCSESLERTAAAEGCPVLGWREVPVDPSILGDLSGSTRPRIRQVFLGRGIHEGDAFERKLYVIRRLVEKKVASWHDVDASQFYISSLSSRTIVYKGLLTGSQLPQFYPDLKNEHFMSPYAVVHQRYSTNTLPTWHLAHPFRIAAHNGEINTLRGNINRMRAREANLASPLFGDDIAKLRPVIDESGSDSAIFDNVLELLLMAGRSLPHAVMMMIPEAWGAKFQMSEDKRSFYEYHSAIMEPWDGPAAMVFCDGRYLGATLDRNGLRPARYTVTRDGMIVLASETGVMDIPPGRIVRRGRLQPGKMLLLDLQQKRIVPDNEIKAAISRRKPYRKWVKDNKIELRGLFVPSEIPPEDPETLRRKQHAFGYTEEEIKLIITPMASRGQEAVGSMGDDAALAVLSNRPQSLFAYFKQLFAQVTNPPIDPLREELVMSLNGFIGRERNLLDETPEHCRMLRLVQPILTPEDMLRLRGSTHPDLAAAELDMLFPAGGDGKALETALARIFVQADKAIRGGATLLILTDRNMNAGRAPIPSLLAIAGLHHHLIRRGLRTQASIVIESGEPREVIHFALLLGYGANAICPHTALSTIRELAENEALEAPLLAGEAVDKYITSVKKGLLKTFSRMGISTLRSFLGSQIFEAVGLGKELVENYFTSTASRIAGIGLSEIASETVARHRRGFPANGHWRNADNLLDVGGVYQVRVGGERHLWTPESVYKLQSATRLNDYGTYKEYAALINDQSREHATLRSLFRFRKGAPIPLDEVEPCEKILPRFVTAAISFGAISKETHETIAVAMNRIGGRSNSGEGGEDPERCIPLPNGDSLRSRTRQVASGRFGVTTEYLVNADELQIKMAQGAKPGEGGQLPGHKVSPEIARIRHTMPYVTLISPPPHHDIYSIEDLAQLIYDLKSVNPRADVSVKLVSEVGVGTIAAGVAKAKADLVLIAGSDGGTGASPLTSIKHTGLPWELGLAETQQALIYNRLRDRIRVQVDGQLKTGRDLAIAALMGAEEFGFGTAVLVCLGCVMMRVCHLNTCPVGVATQDPVLRARFGGAPEYVVRFLRFVAEELREYMAELGFRTLDEMIGRVDLLEVQPAVEHWKAKGLDFSAILLPPDNGRHSPLHWVRPQEHEVGKALDYEIMALARSALDRKEPVRIELPIRNVHRSIGAALSGEITRRYGAAGLPDDTIHLTLLGSAGQSFGAFLAPGVTMHVHGDANDYLGKGMSGGRIVVTPPEGATFLPHKNVIVGNVVLYGATGGEAYFYGTAGERFAVRNSGGKAVVEGVGDHGCEYMTSGVVVVLGPTGNNFAAGMSGGLAYVYDETELFDTRCNLDMVDVESVWQEVDVKRLRSMIESHFRHTGSQRAAQILENWESRLPLFVKIMPIEYRKSLERMRMEEEMNTESVSATEEVYRG